In Pollutimonas sp. M17, a single genomic region encodes these proteins:
- a CDS encoding Bug family tripartite tricarboxylate transporter substrate binding protein translates to MNHKKIAVAIAVAASLTSSAAFAAWEPTKPLEFIATAGPGGGTDQFARVVQAVVQKYKLTSSSVIVSNKGGGGGTEAFVFAEGHKGDANKLIFSTNLAWLMPMITNVGYKIEDMTPVATMAADEFVLWTGASSPYKTAQDLIAAAKEKNGALKMGGGQSKDTDHILTRKIEKAMDVNMTYVPFKSGGQAAVQLAGGHLDGNTNNPGENISYWKAGKVRPLCIFSAQRFAATDKVTADMAWSDIPTCKESGIPIDQFNMPRTVWLPGGVTPEQVEFYVNLLKQVSEKPEWKAWVARGVQSEFFLTGPKLDAYIKKDADDHYKLFDEDGWLAKK, encoded by the coding sequence ATGAATCACAAGAAAATCGCCGTGGCCATTGCCGTGGCAGCCAGCTTGACCAGCTCCGCGGCCTTTGCCGCCTGGGAGCCCACCAAGCCGCTGGAGTTCATCGCCACCGCCGGTCCCGGCGGCGGCACCGACCAGTTCGCGCGCGTGGTCCAGGCCGTGGTGCAAAAGTACAAGCTGACTTCGTCCAGCGTGATTGTTTCGAACAAGGGCGGTGGCGGCGGGACCGAGGCGTTTGTGTTCGCCGAGGGCCATAAAGGGGACGCCAACAAGCTCATCTTTTCGACCAACCTGGCATGGCTGATGCCCATGATCACCAATGTGGGCTACAAGATCGAGGACATGACCCCGGTGGCCACGATGGCGGCCGACGAGTTCGTCTTGTGGACGGGCGCCTCGTCGCCATACAAGACCGCGCAGGATCTGATTGCGGCCGCGAAAGAAAAGAACGGCGCCCTCAAGATGGGCGGCGGCCAGTCCAAGGACACCGATCACATCCTTACCCGCAAGATCGAAAAGGCCATGGACGTCAACATGACCTACGTGCCCTTCAAGTCGGGCGGCCAGGCGGCGGTGCAATTGGCCGGCGGCCACCTGGACGGCAATACCAACAACCCGGGCGAAAACATTTCGTACTGGAAGGCCGGCAAGGTGCGCCCGCTGTGCATCTTCTCGGCCCAGCGCTTCGCGGCCACGGACAAGGTGACGGCCGACATGGCCTGGTCCGACATCCCCACCTGCAAGGAAAGCGGCATTCCCATCGACCAGTTCAATATGCCGCGCACCGTATGGCTGCCGGGCGGCGTCACACCCGAGCAGGTCGAGTTCTACGTGAACCTGCTCAAGCAGGTCTCGGAGAAGCCCGAGTGGAAGGCGTGGGTGGCGCGCGGCGTGCAATCGGAATTCTTCCTGACCGGCCCCAAGTTGGATGCCTACATCAAGAAGGATGCGGACGATCATTACAAGCTGTTTGACGAGGACGGCTGGCTGGCCAAGAAGTAA
- a CDS encoding SDR family oxidoreductase, which translates to MEKFALVTGAGSGVGKRIALALMREGYSVALAGRRPEPLEATAQEGRASGARTLVVPTDISDPAAVDRLFAQIKEHFGRLDLLFNNAGIFAPAMSLEELGHDQWQSAVDINLTGAFLCTQGAFRLMKEQQPRGGRIINNGSVSAHAPRPHAVSYTVTKHAITGLTKATSLDGRAYDIACGQIDIGNAASDMTDAISKGVLQADGSIRPEPVMDADHVARAVVYMASLPLDANVQFMTVMATKMPYIGRG; encoded by the coding sequence ATGGAAAAATTTGCTCTTGTTACCGGCGCCGGATCGGGGGTGGGAAAACGCATCGCGCTGGCGCTGATGCGCGAAGGCTATTCCGTAGCCCTGGCTGGGCGCCGCCCGGAACCCCTTGAAGCCACGGCCCAAGAAGGACGGGCCAGCGGCGCGCGCACGCTGGTCGTGCCCACCGACATCAGCGACCCGGCCGCCGTCGACCGCCTGTTCGCCCAGATCAAGGAACACTTCGGCCGCCTGGACCTTCTGTTCAACAACGCCGGCATCTTCGCGCCGGCCATGTCGCTGGAAGAACTGGGCCACGACCAATGGCAATCCGCCGTCGACATCAATCTGACGGGCGCCTTCCTGTGCACGCAGGGCGCCTTCCGCCTGATGAAGGAACAGCAGCCGCGCGGCGGCCGCATCATCAACAACGGATCGGTCTCCGCCCATGCCCCGCGTCCCCATGCCGTGTCGTACACCGTCACCAAGCATGCCATCACGGGCCTGACCAAAGCCACCTCGCTGGACGGCCGCGCCTACGACATCGCCTGCGGCCAGATCGACATCGGCAATGCCGCCAGCGACATGACGGATGCGATTTCCAAGGGTGTGCTGCAGGCCGACGGCTCCATCCGGCCGGAGCCCGTCATGGACGCGGACCACGTCGCGCGCGCCGTGGTGTACATGGCCAGCCTTCCGCTGGACGCCAACGTGCAATTCATGACCGTGATGGCCACCAAGATGCCGTACATCGGCCGCGGCTGA
- a CDS encoding IlvD/Edd family dehydratase: MTTNRKKLRSQAWFDRQDKMGFYYRSWLKNSGIPQDQFDGRPVIGICNTWSELTPCNSHFRELAEHVRRGVLDAGGFPLEFPVLSLGETMMRPTAMLYRNLASMDVEEAVRANPLDGVVLLMGCDKTTPSLLMGAASVDLPTVGISGGPMLRGYYEGKAVGSGTNTISMSEQLRAGAITLKQFHEAEASMHRSHGHCMTMGTASTMACMVEALGMGMPGNAAIPAVDARRHLMAREAGRRIVQLVSDDVRMSQILTREAFENAIRTNAAIGGSTNAVVHLIALARRIGVELSLDDWDKLGRNVHCLLDLMPSGRYLMEDFFEAGGLPAILSQLGEKGLLHLSALTVNGRTLGENIAQAPCWRPEVIHSFDEPFKADAGIAVLRGNLAPNGAIIKPSAASPHLLKHTGRAVVFESIEDLHARINDDDLDIDENCVMVLKYCGPKGYPGMAEVGNMPLPPKLLKKGINDIIRISDARMSGTAYGTVVLHTSPEAAIGGPLALVQNGDLITLDVPGRNLQLHVDDAELEARRQTWQPPAIHTDRGYVKLYVDHVLQAHEGVDFDFLVGKSGAKVPRDNH, encoded by the coding sequence ATGACGACCAATCGCAAGAAACTACGCAGCCAGGCCTGGTTCGACCGCCAGGACAAGATGGGCTTCTACTACCGATCGTGGCTGAAGAACAGCGGCATTCCCCAGGATCAGTTCGATGGCCGCCCCGTCATCGGCATCTGCAATACCTGGTCAGAACTGACCCCGTGCAACTCGCACTTCCGCGAGCTGGCCGAGCACGTGCGCCGCGGCGTGCTGGACGCGGGCGGATTCCCGCTGGAGTTCCCCGTGCTGTCGCTGGGCGAAACCATGATGCGCCCCACCGCCATGCTGTACCGCAACCTGGCGTCCATGGACGTCGAAGAAGCCGTGCGCGCCAATCCGCTGGACGGCGTCGTCCTGCTGATGGGCTGCGACAAGACCACGCCTTCCCTGCTGATGGGCGCGGCCAGCGTCGACCTGCCCACCGTCGGCATATCGGGCGGCCCCATGCTGCGCGGCTACTATGAAGGCAAGGCGGTCGGATCGGGCACCAACACCATATCGATGAGCGAACAGCTGCGCGCCGGCGCCATCACGCTGAAGCAGTTCCACGAAGCGGAAGCGTCGATGCACCGTTCACACGGCCATTGCATGACCATGGGCACCGCTTCCACCATGGCCTGCATGGTCGAGGCGCTGGGCATGGGCATGCCGGGCAATGCGGCAATCCCCGCCGTCGACGCCCGGCGCCACCTGATGGCGCGCGAAGCCGGCCGCCGCATCGTCCAGCTGGTGAGCGACGACGTGCGCATGTCGCAGATACTGACCCGCGAAGCGTTCGAGAATGCCATCCGGACCAATGCCGCCATCGGCGGATCCACCAATGCCGTCGTGCACCTCATCGCCCTGGCGCGCCGCATCGGCGTCGAACTCAGCCTGGACGACTGGGACAAGCTGGGCCGCAACGTGCATTGCCTGCTGGACCTGATGCCCTCCGGCCGCTATCTGATGGAAGACTTCTTCGAAGCGGGCGGCCTCCCGGCCATTCTCAGCCAATTGGGAGAGAAGGGCCTGCTGCACCTGTCCGCACTGACTGTCAACGGCCGCACGCTGGGCGAGAACATTGCCCAGGCGCCCTGTTGGCGGCCCGAGGTCATCCATTCCTTCGATGAGCCGTTCAAGGCGGACGCCGGCATCGCCGTGCTGCGCGGCAACCTGGCGCCCAACGGCGCCATCATCAAGCCGTCGGCCGCCTCGCCGCATCTGCTCAAGCATACCGGCCGGGCCGTGGTGTTCGAGTCCATCGAAGACCTGCACGCCCGCATCAACGACGACGACCTGGACATCGACGAAAACTGCGTCATGGTCCTGAAGTATTGCGGTCCCAAGGGCTACCCCGGCATGGCCGAGGTCGGCAACATGCCGCTGCCGCCCAAGCTGCTCAAGAAAGGCATCAACGACATCATCCGCATCTCCGATGCGCGCATGTCGGGCACCGCCTACGGCACCGTCGTCCTGCACACGTCGCCCGAAGCCGCCATAGGCGGCCCCCTGGCCCTGGTCCAGAACGGCGACCTGATCACGCTGGACGTCCCCGGCAGGAATCTGCAGTTGCACGTGGACGACGCCGAGCTCGAAGCGCGGCGCCAGACGTGGCAGCCTCCCGCCATCCACACTGATCGCGGCTATGTGAAGCTGTACGTGGATCATGTCCTGCAAGCCCACGAAGGGGTCGACTTCGATTTCCTGGTCGGCAAAAGCGGCGCCAAAGTCCCGCGCGACAATCACTAG
- a CDS encoding tripartite tricarboxylate transporter TctB family protein, producing the protein MSLIDRRTMELATAAAIGVFGGLVVAGSLQLQIGWSPETGPQSGYMPLRLGIMLCIVSVLLFLGTLRSAGQASFVSRQQLKLTLAIFIPTVLLVASMPFLGCYAGSLLYLVYMLKVHGHASWPRSLLIPAIVVVVFYLVFELWFQVELVKGPIESFLGI; encoded by the coding sequence ATGTCACTTATCGACCGACGTACGATGGAGCTGGCCACGGCCGCCGCAATCGGAGTTTTCGGCGGCCTTGTCGTCGCGGGAAGCCTGCAATTGCAGATAGGCTGGTCCCCCGAAACAGGGCCGCAGTCCGGCTATATGCCTTTGCGGCTGGGAATCATGCTGTGCATCGTCAGTGTGCTGCTTTTCCTGGGGACTTTGCGCAGCGCCGGCCAAGCCAGCTTCGTAAGCAGGCAGCAGTTGAAGCTTACCCTGGCCATATTCATTCCCACGGTCCTGCTGGTGGCTTCCATGCCTTTCCTGGGCTGCTATGCCGGCTCTTTGCTTTACCTGGTTTATATGCTGAAGGTGCATGGCCACGCCAGTTGGCCAAGGTCGTTGCTTATTCCAGCCATTGTCGTCGTCGTTTTCTACCTTGTCTTCGAACTCTGGTTCCAGGTCGAGTTGGTCAAAGGGCCCATCGAGTCCTTCTTGGGCATATAG
- a CDS encoding NAD(P)H-dependent oxidoreductase: protein MNFHNYFSGVTQPVQSCVVGSGGFGRSFLAQSLRVPLMQCRVAVDLDAAIVVQAMRDVGIPADRIRICETPESARSAWEEGCYIASSNLAHVAGLPLDIVLEATGSPEAGARHAKIALDAGLHLAMVSKEADSVIGPGLAHLGRARDRVVTPVDGDQPSLLIGLITWAESLGFEIICAGKASEYDFVFDPASGSLTSNGVTIAAPELEAYWTMEPGRAQAVVAARSRVADQLPQRTVPDFCEMLVAANSTGFGPDLPDMHAPILRTAEIPETLRPRAEGGLLHRDGVLEVFHCLRKPDEISFAGGVFVVVRCHDQPSWELLAGKGHVVSADRKTALIFLSRHLLGLEAATSIIEAAGLGVSSGAVQPRPVLDLVARTTRDFPAGTVLTMGGHHHSIDDVTPMLVKAAPLGDRTPVPFYLMANQRLRRDVKCGEVICYGDVEIESAATLLEMRKYQDSVFFDQSEDSSS from the coding sequence ATGAACTTTCATAATTATTTTTCCGGTGTGACGCAGCCCGTGCAAAGCTGCGTAGTGGGCAGCGGGGGCTTCGGCCGCAGTTTTCTGGCGCAAAGCCTGCGGGTGCCCTTGATGCAATGCCGGGTGGCGGTGGACCTGGATGCGGCCATCGTCGTGCAGGCAATGCGCGACGTGGGCATCCCGGCGGACCGGATCCGGATCTGCGAAACGCCCGAATCCGCGCGGTCGGCCTGGGAAGAAGGGTGTTACATCGCCTCGTCCAACCTGGCTCATGTGGCGGGCTTGCCCTTGGATATTGTCCTTGAAGCCACCGGCAGCCCTGAAGCGGGCGCCCGGCATGCCAAGATCGCGCTGGATGCGGGGCTGCATCTTGCCATGGTGTCCAAAGAGGCCGACAGCGTGATCGGGCCTGGGCTGGCCCATCTTGGGCGCGCTCGCGACCGCGTCGTGACGCCGGTCGACGGCGATCAGCCCAGCTTGCTGATCGGCCTGATTACCTGGGCCGAAAGCCTGGGCTTCGAGATCATCTGCGCGGGCAAGGCCAGCGAGTACGATTTTGTGTTCGATCCGGCCTCCGGCAGCCTGACCAGCAATGGCGTGACGATCGCCGCGCCCGAGCTCGAGGCATACTGGACGATGGAGCCGGGGCGCGCCCAGGCTGTGGTTGCGGCGCGTTCCAGGGTCGCCGACCAACTTCCGCAGCGCACCGTGCCCGATTTTTGCGAAATGCTGGTGGCGGCCAATTCGACCGGGTTCGGCCCGGACCTGCCCGACATGCACGCGCCGATACTGCGCACGGCGGAAATACCCGAGACGCTGCGCCCGCGCGCCGAAGGCGGATTGCTGCATCGGGATGGCGTGCTGGAAGTGTTCCACTGCCTCAGGAAGCCCGACGAAATAAGCTTTGCCGGCGGGGTGTTCGTAGTGGTTCGATGCCACGACCAGCCCAGTTGGGAACTGCTGGCGGGCAAGGGCCACGTGGTCAGCGCGGACCGCAAGACAGCCCTGATTTTCCTGTCGCGGCACTTGCTGGGGCTGGAAGCAGCCACCAGCATCATCGAAGCGGCGGGGCTGGGCGTATCCAGCGGCGCGGTCCAGCCCAGGCCCGTGCTGGACCTGGTTGCCCGCACGACCCGGGATTTTCCGGCCGGAACGGTGCTGACCATGGGCGGGCATCATCATTCCATCGACGATGTGACGCCCATGCTGGTCAAGGCGGCGCCCCTGGGCGATCGCACGCCGGTGCCGTTCTATTTGATGGCCAATCAGCGGCTGCGCCGGGACGTGAAATGCGGGGAAGTCATTTGCTATGGCGACGTGGAGATCGAAAGCGCAGCCACACTGCTCGAAATGCGCAAATACCAGGATTCGGTGTTTTTTGACCAGTCCGAAGACAGCAGTTCTTAA
- a CDS encoding 4-hydroxythreonine-4-phosphate dehydrogenase PdxA, with the protein MSTKRPRLAVLLGDPAGVGPEMAVKLLGREQNRNAANLLLIADPVVLADAQRLTGIELPTLAIKSLDDIRYEPGRVTVLEANWLDGQSPPLGECTLEAGRASFVALETALDAVKRGLCDGIVFAPLNKHSLRLGGLTEEDELRHIQQSLQVPGFVCEFNITGHLWTSRVTSHVPIREVADLITQDGICDAVKIIDAALRQSGIAKPRIAVSGLNPHAGDGGSIGMEEIEIIEPAVKKAQSMGMDARGPYSPDTIFIAARRGDFDAIVSMYHDQGQIAMKLIGFDHGVTLHGGLPVPVVTSASGSAFDIAGKGVANIEGLQQAYDLCVRMASSREAQAATA; encoded by the coding sequence ATGAGCACCAAGCGTCCCCGTCTTGCAGTCCTGCTTGGCGACCCGGCCGGAGTCGGCCCCGAAATGGCTGTCAAGCTGCTGGGGCGCGAGCAGAATCGCAACGCCGCCAACCTGCTGCTGATCGCCGACCCCGTCGTGCTGGCCGATGCGCAGCGCCTGACCGGAATCGAACTGCCCACCCTGGCCATCAAGAGCCTGGACGACATACGCTACGAGCCGGGCCGGGTGACGGTGCTGGAAGCCAACTGGCTGGACGGCCAATCGCCCCCGCTGGGCGAATGCACGCTGGAAGCCGGCCGGGCCTCCTTCGTGGCGCTGGAAACCGCGCTGGACGCCGTCAAGCGCGGCCTGTGCGACGGCATCGTTTTTGCGCCGCTCAACAAGCACTCGCTGCGCCTGGGCGGGCTTACCGAAGAAGACGAACTGCGCCACATACAGCAAAGCCTGCAGGTACCGGGCTTCGTCTGCGAGTTCAACATCACCGGACACCTATGGACGTCCCGGGTGACCTCGCACGTGCCCATCCGCGAAGTGGCCGACCTGATCACCCAGGACGGCATCTGCGACGCGGTAAAGATCATCGACGCGGCACTGCGCCAGTCGGGCATCGCAAAGCCCCGCATCGCCGTGTCGGGCCTGAACCCGCATGCGGGCGACGGCGGTTCCATCGGCATGGAAGAAATCGAAATCATCGAGCCGGCCGTGAAGAAGGCGCAGTCCATGGGCATGGACGCGCGCGGCCCCTATTCGCCGGACACCATATTCATTGCCGCCCGCCGCGGCGATTTCGACGCCATCGTCTCCATGTATCACGACCAGGGGCAGATCGCCATGAAGCTCATCGGCTTCGACCATGGCGTGACCCTGCATGGCGGCCTGCCCGTACCGGTGGTCACCTCGGCCAGCGGCAGCGCCTTCGACATCGCCGGCAAGGGCGTCGCCAACATCGAAGGCCTGCAGCAGGCCTACGACTTGTGCGTGCGCATGGCAAGCAGCCGCGAAGCGCAAGCCGCAACGGCATAG
- a CDS encoding GntR family transcriptional regulator: MQLDMEALADLPAESPARSRGSLTTMAVNRLRDLIVTGELKPGQRISERSILEGQKDLSRTPVREALKILESEGLVQLKPNRGAFVTKLTMDHIDAEIELLIGLEGIAAMLSCSRITDTELAEITRLHQEMIGSFENQDLMLYFETNQRIHQLIVDGAHNPALSRIYKAECLQIRRYRYAGNLEHARWHSATREHEQILAALTNRDGLLLRELLRAHHTNGWAVTRELLRSELS, translated from the coding sequence ATGCAACTTGATATGGAAGCCCTAGCCGACCTGCCGGCGGAATCGCCGGCCCGATCCCGCGGCTCGCTGACCACGATGGCCGTCAACCGCCTGCGCGACCTGATCGTGACCGGCGAACTGAAGCCGGGGCAGAGAATTTCGGAAAGGTCGATCCTGGAAGGACAAAAGGATCTGTCGCGCACTCCCGTGCGCGAGGCGTTGAAAATACTGGAGTCCGAAGGGCTGGTCCAGCTCAAGCCCAATCGCGGGGCCTTCGTCACCAAGCTGACCATGGATCATATCGATGCCGAAATTGAGCTTCTGATCGGCCTGGAAGGCATCGCCGCCATGCTCAGCTGCAGCCGCATCACCGACACGGAGCTTGCCGAGATAACGCGTCTGCATCAAGAAATGATCGGCTCGTTCGAGAACCAGGACCTGATGCTGTACTTTGAAACGAATCAAAGAATCCACCAGCTTATCGTGGATGGCGCCCACAACCCCGCGCTGTCACGTATATACAAGGCCGAATGCCTGCAGATCAGGCGCTATCGCTATGCGGGGAATCTGGAACATGCAAGATGGCACAGCGCCACCCGGGAACACGAACAGATCCTGGCGGCGCTGACGAATCGGGACGGGCTGCTATTGCGCGAACTGCTGCGCGCCCATCATACGAATGGGTGGGCGGTAACGCGCGAACTGCTGCGGTCCGAGTTGAGCTGA
- a CDS encoding LysR family transcriptional regulator: MPLSAEYPSLLLRLRTRQLALLSLLDAERNLGRAAAALHISQPAASKLLQQAEDTFGVALFERHARGMTPTPYGEILIRYARRMLTDFGFVREEMVALSSGLRGTLRVGSVPGAVPELLAPTLSAYKQLHPRVAVSVIVDTSNVMIRQLARGEVDLVLGRQTDMHGEGDYVSVPLLEEALVVVARAQHPLAARASVTLSDLVGMPWILQPPGSPQRSRFDAVLHEKGVKTRLNITESASTLVTTAMLEISDMVAIMPASLAEHYGRQGVLRVLPFDLSVRLPPIYLITRHDHSLSPAAARFVAQLRSDAGSPG, from the coding sequence ATGCCTCTTTCCGCCGAGTACCCCTCTTTGCTGCTGCGCTTGCGCACCCGCCAGCTGGCACTGCTAAGCCTGCTGGACGCCGAGCGCAACCTGGGCCGTGCGGCGGCGGCGCTGCATATCAGCCAGCCGGCCGCCAGCAAGCTGTTGCAGCAGGCCGAGGACACCTTCGGCGTGGCTTTGTTCGAGCGCCATGCCCGGGGCATGACGCCGACTCCTTACGGCGAGATCCTGATCCGCTATGCGCGCCGCATGCTGACCGATTTCGGTTTCGTGCGTGAAGAAATGGTGGCGCTCAGTTCCGGTCTGCGCGGCACGCTGCGCGTGGGCAGTGTGCCGGGGGCGGTGCCCGAATTGCTGGCGCCTACCCTGAGCGCCTACAAGCAGCTTCATCCGCGGGTGGCGGTTTCCGTCATTGTCGACACCAGCAATGTGATGATCAGGCAGCTGGCGCGCGGCGAGGTCGACCTGGTGCTGGGGCGCCAGACGGACATGCATGGGGAAGGCGACTATGTCAGCGTGCCTTTGCTGGAAGAAGCGCTGGTGGTGGTGGCCCGGGCCCAGCATCCGCTGGCCGCGCGCGCCAGCGTGACGCTTTCCGATCTGGTCGGCATGCCCTGGATACTTCAGCCCCCCGGCTCGCCCCAGCGCAGCCGCTTCGATGCCGTCCTGCACGAAAAGGGCGTGAAGACGCGGCTGAACATTACCGAGTCGGCCTCCACCCTGGTCACCACGGCGATGCTGGAAATTTCGGACATGGTGGCGATCATGCCGGCCTCGCTGGCCGAGCATTATGGGCGGCAGGGAGTCTTGCGCGTGCTGCCCTTCGACCTGTCGGTGCGGTTGCCGCCCATCTACCTGATTACCCGGCACGACCATAGCCTGTCGCCGGCAGCCGCCCGTTTTGTGGCGCAGCTGCGCAGCGATGCCGGATCGCCCGGCTAA
- a CDS encoding tripartite tricarboxylate transporter permease: MTDLSLLWSGFETVLTVHHIAIMVGGVLLGILVGVLPGLGAPNGVTLLLPLTFAMDPVSAIILLSSLYWGALFGGSTTSILFNIPGEPSSVATTFDGHPMAKSGRAEQALATAFLSAGFGAFAGVVVVTLIANLVADFALQFSPAEFFGVFMLTFCSFVGMSGGNPLKTVASLLIGLILTAIGMDTVSGEMRLTYGSDSLANGVSYLAAVIGLFGIGELLVTVEEGLEFNGLKAKMNFRVIWRTFVSMPRHAVVLLRSTLIGCWMGITPGGPTAASFMSYGIARRFSRHPERFGKGEPDGVVAPEAADHSAGVSALLPMLALGIPGSATAAVMMGGLMIWGLQPGPMLFIEQSDFVWGLIASMYVANVVAVVLVLTTIPLFSSILKAPFSIIGPIIIVVCLIGAYTISNRMFDVYLAMIFGVVGYVFKKLDYPIAPLILAMVLGDKTEDAFRQSLLMSQGSFSIFFDNWLVTTLMALSAMLACWGLLPRIRLRRKRA, from the coding sequence ATGACCGACCTTAGTTTATTGTGGTCCGGGTTCGAGACCGTTCTGACCGTCCACCATATCGCCATCATGGTGGGCGGCGTATTGCTGGGCATCCTGGTGGGTGTGCTGCCGGGGCTGGGAGCGCCCAACGGGGTGACCCTGCTGCTGCCGCTGACCTTTGCCATGGATCCGGTCAGCGCCATCATCCTGCTGTCCTCCCTGTATTGGGGCGCCTTGTTCGGTGGCTCGACCACGTCCATCTTGTTCAATATTCCCGGCGAGCCGTCGTCGGTGGCCACGACATTCGACGGCCATCCCATGGCCAAGAGCGGGCGCGCTGAACAGGCGCTGGCAACGGCCTTTTTATCGGCGGGCTTCGGCGCATTCGCCGGGGTGGTCGTGGTCACGCTTATCGCCAATCTGGTGGCCGACTTCGCGCTTCAGTTCAGCCCGGCCGAGTTCTTCGGCGTCTTCATGCTGACTTTCTGCAGCTTTGTGGGCATGAGCGGCGGCAATCCCCTTAAAACCGTCGCCTCGCTCCTGATCGGCCTGATCCTGACGGCCATAGGCATGGATACAGTTTCGGGCGAGATGCGTCTTACCTATGGCAGCGATTCGCTGGCCAACGGCGTGTCCTACCTGGCGGCGGTCATCGGGCTGTTCGGCATCGGCGAGCTGCTGGTTACCGTCGAGGAAGGGCTGGAGTTCAATGGCCTGAAAGCCAAGATGAATTTCCGGGTGATCTGGCGAACGTTTGTGTCCATGCCGCGTCACGCGGTCGTGCTGCTCCGGTCCACCTTGATCGGATGCTGGATGGGGATCACGCCCGGCGGGCCAACCGCCGCATCCTTCATGTCATACGGGATAGCCCGGCGCTTTTCCCGCCACCCCGAGCGCTTCGGCAAGGGTGAACCGGACGGCGTGGTCGCACCGGAAGCGGCCGACCATTCCGCCGGGGTGTCGGCCCTGCTGCCCATGCTGGCATTGGGCATACCGGGGTCGGCCACCGCGGCGGTGATGATGGGCGGGCTGATGATATGGGGGCTGCAGCCCGGGCCGATGCTGTTCATCGAGCAATCCGACTTCGTCTGGGGCCTGATCGCCTCCATGTACGTGGCCAACGTGGTGGCGGTCGTGCTGGTCCTGACCACCATTCCGCTTTTCTCATCGATATTGAAGGCGCCGTTTTCCATCATCGGACCGATCATCATCGTGGTGTGCCTGATCGGAGCCTACACCATCAGCAACCGGATGTTCGACGTTTATCTTGCAATGATCTTCGGCGTCGTGGGCTATGTGTTCAAGAAACTGGACTACCCGATCGCGCCGCTGATTCTGGCCATGGTGCTGGGCGACAAGACCGAAGACGCCTTCCGGCAGTCCTTGCTGATGTCGCAGGGGTCGTTCTCGATTTTCTTCGACAACTGGCTGGTCACGACGCTGATGGCCCTGTCCGCCATGCTGGCATGCTGGGGGCTGCTGCCGCGTATACGCCTGCGCCGCAAGAGGGCTTGA
- a CDS encoding Bug family tripartite tricarboxylate transporter substrate binding protein, which translates to MKYSSFLRRALPCALALASLALPASAFAQTYPDQPVHIMVGASPGGGTDILARTLADKFTTGLKQTVVVENRPGASNTIAAGLTARAEPNGLTLLVATNTGQAIAPHMLKLNYDPLSDLQPVGLVAIMPNVLVVPSSSPYKNIKDLIEAMKAKPGIFKYASSGVGSTQHVAGAAFNLATGTEAIHVPYKGSSQAHIDLIAGQTDMMFDSTSSAMSQIKSGALRPLAVTTTKRSSALPDVPTLAELGIKDANVTTWYGLLTTGGTSSDIVARLNKELDATLKLPDVVERIKGLGGEIEPMTAEQFAAMNKDEYERYGKLLKAANIRPE; encoded by the coding sequence ATGAAATACAGTTCCTTCCTACGCCGCGCCCTGCCGTGTGCCCTGGCACTGGCCTCGCTGGCCCTGCCGGCTTCCGCATTCGCGCAAACCTATCCCGACCAGCCGGTGCACATCATGGTGGGCGCGTCGCCGGGCGGCGGCACCGACATCCTGGCGCGCACGCTGGCCGACAAGTTCACGACCGGCCTGAAGCAGACCGTCGTGGTCGAAAACCGCCCTGGCGCCTCCAACACCATTGCCGCCGGCCTGACGGCGCGCGCCGAACCCAATGGGCTGACGTTGCTGGTGGCCACCAATACCGGGCAGGCCATCGCGCCGCATATGCTGAAACTGAACTACGACCCCCTGTCCGACCTACAGCCAGTCGGCCTGGTGGCGATCATGCCCAACGTGCTGGTGGTGCCCAGTTCGTCGCCGTATAAAAACATCAAAGACCTGATCGAAGCCATGAAGGCCAAGCCGGGTATCTTCAAGTATGCGTCATCGGGCGTTGGCAGCACCCAGCACGTCGCGGGCGCCGCCTTCAACCTGGCCACCGGCACCGAAGCCATACACGTCCCCTACAAGGGCAGTTCGCAGGCGCATATTGACCTGATCGCCGGACAAACCGACATGATGTTCGACTCCACCTCTTCGGCCATGTCGCAGATCAAGTCCGGCGCATTGCGCCCGCTGGCCGTGACCACAACCAAGCGCTCGTCCGCTCTGCCCGACGTCCCCACCTTGGCTGAACTGGGCATCAAAGACGCCAACGTCACTACCTGGTACGGCCTGCTGACCACCGGCGGCACCTCGTCCGACATCGTGGCCCGCCTGAACAAAGAGCTGGACGCCACGCTGAAACTGCCCGACGTCGTAGAACGCATCAAAGGCCTGGGCGGTGAAATCGAGCCCATGACAGCCGAGCAATTCGCCGCCATGAACAAAGACGAATACGAACGCTACGGCAAGCTGCTGAAAGCGGCCAACATCCGACCGGAATAA